From Campylobacter sp. RM16187, one genomic window encodes:
- a CDS encoding type IV secretory system conjugative DNA transfer family protein translates to MQHHNSELQYYRPKELSLKELIQQNEIYRFFIYSCAYISILLCLIASIKSNSVNITLFISVSILILSLTAVSFYLTPEKRDDKEIIIENDPKKDYLISLGTEVKKFYGDAVKSGKAQNNKTRPILVNAETMKRHFLCMATIGAGKSVLMKGLIEQYVLLGGGMLIVDGKGTDEFAKEIYGLVASIGREDDFVYLNFLDMDNTHTINPLLSGGALSIYEIMISLLIGEENEWKEKQKEFMKCILKLMVYKRDNERDFIFDFSALTEMMSLPTLVRQALKYKDIAKSNVGIMDFIKYITSTIEIDLNEFLNGNAEDKKWVDSVMKKCSGDGQGIYDVSVCVGAWRNVITNLSSDYGRIFNAPNPDISLWEATQRNKIIFVTLPTMDSDTTPKELGRLILGLIKGVAAQKAKFAKEPKIPFVCFLDELGSYVIEGFGRLESKSRSLGISVFPFFQSPAQIDVVAKNDYERKEIIDVTGVHILMKNMHPDTTEFYAKMVEKKKIMSRDFTARREHTKGSGAVEDSYKVEEKDAIEHNEVVNMNNGEMIVFANGKMHRAIAQAESSLLSQGKKTTYKMMSDDKIPLTQYVSKRDFLSKAYQIIKDVKVA, encoded by the coding sequence ATGCAGCATCACAATTCAGAACTTCAGTATTATAGACCTAAAGAATTAAGCCTAAAAGAGTTGATACAACAAAATGAAATATATCGGTTTTTTATTTATTCTTGCGCTTATATATCGATACTGCTATGCTTAATTGCTTCAATAAAAAGCAACAGCGTTAATATAACCCTGTTTATTTCAGTAAGTATTCTTATCTTATCGCTTACGGCAGTTTCATTTTATCTTACCCCTGAAAAACGTGATGATAAAGAAATCATTATTGAAAACGATCCAAAAAAAGATTATCTAATATCGCTCGGAACAGAAGTTAAGAAATTTTATGGGGATGCGGTAAAGTCTGGAAAGGCTCAAAATAATAAAACCCGTCCTATCTTAGTCAATGCTGAAACTATGAAACGTCATTTTTTATGTATGGCTACCATCGGAGCTGGAAAGTCTGTTTTGATGAAAGGCTTGATAGAACAATATGTCTTGCTTGGTGGCGGTATGCTGATCGTTGATGGTAAAGGAACTGATGAATTTGCCAAAGAGATTTACGGGCTTGTGGCAAGCATAGGTAGAGAAGATGATTTTGTGTATCTAAATTTTCTTGATATGGACAATACGCACACTATAAACCCGCTTTTAAGCGGAGGGGCTTTATCTATCTATGAGATTATGATCTCGCTTCTAATAGGCGAAGAGAATGAGTGGAAAGAGAAGCAAAAAGAGTTTATGAAATGTATTCTAAAGCTAATGGTATATAAAAGAGATAATGAACGAGATTTTATCTTTGATTTCTCGGCGCTTACTGAGATGATGAGCCTACCGACGCTTGTAAGACAAGCTTTAAAATACAAAGATATAGCAAAATCAAACGTTGGCATAATGGACTTCATAAAATATATTACTTCAACAATTGAGATCGATTTAAATGAATTTTTAAATGGCAATGCAGAAGATAAAAAATGGGTTGATAGCGTTATGAAAAAATGTAGCGGAGATGGACAAGGTATTTACGATGTCTCTGTTTGTGTCGGCGCGTGGCGTAACGTCATAACAAACCTAAGCTCAGACTATGGTAGAATTTTCAATGCTCCTAATCCTGATATAAGTCTATGGGAAGCAACTCAACGTAATAAAATCATCTTTGTAACCTTACCGACTATGGATAGTGATACTACGCCAAAAGAGCTTGGCAGACTTATATTAGGACTTATCAAAGGCGTTGCGGCACAAAAGGCTAAATTTGCTAAAGAGCCTAAAATTCCTTTTGTATGTTTCCTTGATGAGCTTGGCTCATACGTCATTGAGGGTTTCGGGCGGCTTGAGTCAAAATCAAGATCGCTTGGCATTAGTGTATTTCCATTTTTTCAAAGTCCAGCTCAAATCGATGTCGTGGCTAAAAACGACTATGAGAGAAAAGAAATTATAGACGTTACAGGTGTGCATATACTTATGAAAAATATGCATCCTGATACAACGGAATTTTACGCAAAAATGGTTGAGAAGAAAAAAATAATGAGCAGAGATTTTACTGCAAGAAGAGAGCATACGAAAGGAAGTGGCGCAGTAGAAGATAGCTATAAAGTAGAAGAAAAAGATGCGATTGAGCATAATGAAGTTGTAAATATGAATAACGGCGAAATGATAGTATTTGCAAACGGAAAAATGCATAGAGCCATAGCGCAAGCGGAAAGCTCGCTTCTATCGCAAGGTAAAAAGACCACTTACAAAATGATGAGCGACGATAAAATTCCGCTTACGCAATATGTTAGCAAAAGAGATTTTCTAAGCAAAGCCTATCAAATTATCAAAGACGTAAAAGTGGCATAA